The DNA sequence AAGATATACCTAAAGAATAAGAAATAGCGAATAGATAGTCAACTAAACTGTCTATTCGCTATTAATTTTCTATTCTGTAGCATAATTATCAAAGTAGCCTTGTATATAGACTATTGGTGTACCTTTATCACCACTACCGCTAGTTAAATCACATAGACTTCCTAGTAAGTCAGTTATTTGTCTAGGGGTAGTACCTATAGATTCTTTTTTAGATATTAAATCATCCTTTTTATTAATTATTTTTTCTTTTATGGCATTTTCTATTTCTTCACCTTTTAAATCTTGTAATTCAGTATCTGCTAAATATTTGATTTTTACCTCGTTAGGAGTTCCCCTTAAACCTTTAGTATACCCTGGAGATACTACTGGGTCAGCTAACTCCCAAATCTCGCCTATAGGATCTTTAAAAGCTCCATCACCAAAAACCATTACTTCGATATTTTTACCTGTCCGTCTCTTCATTTCTTTTTGAATTTCGTCCACATAGTGTTGACAGTCTCTAGGGAAAAGTTTTAAATGAGTTTCAGTGGCTAAATTAGAGCCATACAATCCATACTCTGGGTTGTATCCACTACCATCACTAACAGGGCTATTTAATATGCCATCTAAGCCGTAAATAGTTTCAGCACCAGCATTTTTTAAGATTTTCATTAGCCTTTTTCGGTCGTGAACATTAGCTAGTAAAACATTTTTTGTATATTTTAAAACTGTTGTTGGATTATTAGTTAAATGTATTTCTATATTGTCATTAACGGCTAAATCTTTATACACTTTTACATAGTCTATACCTGTAAATGGATGAATAACTTTTTCACCAAAAAGTTCTCTGTATTCTTTTTCAGTTAAATTATCAGTATAAGGGTTTATATTAAAGCTATCCATTTTATCAATATCCATTAAAGGATTTCCCACCTCATCACTAGGATAGTTTAACATTAAATAGATTTTTTTCTCTGTTGCAGCTATAGCTTTTAATATTAAAGAAAATCTATTTCTACTTAGAATAGGAAATACTACACCAATATCTCCTTTATATTTATTATTTATATCCT is a window from the Tissierellales bacterium genome containing:
- a CDS encoding coenzyme F420-0:L-glutamate ligase; this translates as MTRTVGTTARGIRAPIIKKGDDIINIVVDCIINSSESEGYEINNKDVIGVTESLIARAQGNYVNMEEITKDINNKYKGDIGVVFPILSRNRFSLILKAIAATEKKIYLMLNYPSDEVGNPLMDIDKMDSFNINPYTDNLTEKEYRELFGEKVIHPFTGIDYVKVYKDLAVNDNIEIHLTNNPTTVLKYTKNVLLANVHDRKRLMKILKNAGAETIYGLDGILNSPVSDGSGYNPEYGLYGSNLATETHLKLFPRDCQHYVDEIQKEMKRRTGKNIEVMVFGDGAFKDPIGEIWELADPVVSPGYTKGLRGTPNEVKIKYLADTELQDLKGEEIENAIKEKIINKKDDLISKKESIGTTPRQITDLLGSLCDLTSGSGDKGTPIVYIQGYFDNYATE